A window of Streptomyces armeniacus contains these coding sequences:
- a CDS encoding sensor histidine kinase translates to MPYFLLLLALLPLLLPVTSEPFRDLGMQFLAYGLSLPLVAATGLLFPLVRTLETYAAQALCAVPAGALARGPAVSWAARRRTAGWFALHLGTGALVSGVSLAVPPMAAVLLLVPFVPALRVREWWDPWADFVSGPWSWTAPLLGVALLAGTVATAHVGGALCARWAPVLLGPTPADQLAAAEQRAAALAARNRLARELHDSVGHALSTVTLQASAARRVLDADPEFAREALNAIEDTAREAVAELDSVLGVLREEHDGEDTDAAGGGTAGAHPAPVLADGLGGLLRRVRTAGVRVDRTGDGDAALRALPPHTAREGYRIVQEGLSNVLRHAPGQRVRLGLSVTEQELCITMTNPLPTAPASGALRAAGMGGRGLRGIAERAILLGGTADAGPYDGGWRLTARLPLGGGTGSDTGDAGGTGGTGDGTAGSAR, encoded by the coding sequence ATGCCGTACTTCCTGCTCCTGCTGGCGCTGCTGCCGCTGCTGCTGCCGGTGACCTCGGAGCCGTTCCGCGACCTGGGCATGCAGTTCCTCGCGTACGGCCTGAGCCTGCCGCTCGTCGCCGCGACCGGGCTGCTGTTCCCGCTGGTGCGGACGCTGGAGACGTACGCGGCGCAGGCCCTGTGCGCGGTGCCCGCCGGCGCGCTGGCGCGCGGGCCCGCCGTGTCGTGGGCGGCGCGGCGCCGTACGGCGGGCTGGTTCGCGCTGCACCTGGGGACGGGCGCGCTGGTCAGCGGGGTGAGCCTGGCGGTGCCGCCGATGGCGGCGGTGCTGCTGCTGGTGCCGTTCGTGCCCGCCCTGCGGGTACGGGAGTGGTGGGACCCGTGGGCGGACTTCGTGTCCGGGCCGTGGTCCTGGACGGCGCCTCTCCTCGGCGTCGCCCTGCTGGCCGGGACGGTCGCCACCGCGCACGTGGGGGGCGCGCTCTGCGCGCGCTGGGCACCCGTACTGCTCGGTCCGACGCCCGCCGACCAGCTCGCGGCGGCCGAGCAGCGGGCGGCCGCCCTCGCCGCGCGCAACCGGCTGGCGCGCGAGCTGCACGACTCCGTCGGGCACGCGCTCAGCACGGTCACGCTGCAGGCGAGCGCGGCCCGGCGAGTGCTGGACGCGGACCCGGAGTTCGCGCGTGAGGCGCTGAACGCCATCGAGGACACGGCACGCGAAGCCGTCGCCGAACTGGACTCCGTCCTCGGCGTCCTGCGCGAGGAGCACGACGGCGAGGACACCGATGCGGCCGGCGGCGGCACGGCGGGCGCGCACCCCGCGCCCGTACTCGCCGACGGGCTCGGCGGCCTGCTGCGCCGCGTGCGTACGGCGGGCGTACGCGTCGACCGCACGGGCGACGGCGACGCCGCGCTGCGCGCCCTGCCCCCGCACACGGCGCGCGAGGGCTACCGCATCGTGCAGGAGGGCCTGAGCAACGTGCTCCGGCACGCGCCCGGTCAGCGTGTACGGCTCGGACTGTCCGTCACCGAACAGGAGTTGTGCATCACCATGACGAACCCTCTGCCCACGGCACCCGCCTCCGGCGCGCTCCGCGCGGCCGGCATGGGCGGGCGGGGGCTGCGCGGGATCGCCGAGCGGGCGATCCTGCTCGGCGGTACGGCGGACGCGGGCCCGTACGACGGCGGCTGGCGGCTGACGGCACGGCTGCCGCTCGGCGGCGGTACGGGCAGCGATACGGGCGACGCGGGCGGTACGGGCGGTACCGGCGACGGCACCGCCGGGAGCGCGCGGTGA
- a CDS encoding response regulator transcription factor, whose protein sequence is MSAPGAPGARTPPLRLVLADDERLVRTALRAILGAEPDMTVVGEAATGAEAVSVIRETRPDVALMDVRMPEVDGIRATEQLLGGMGEDAPRIVVVTTFENDSYVYDALRAGASGFLLKRAAADELVRAVRLVAHSDSLLFPSAVRALAARYAPERGGEALRARLTEREAEVLRLMARGLTNAEIATRMEVGAATTKTHVASVLSKLGARDRTQAVIAAYEQGFVRPG, encoded by the coding sequence GTGAGCGCCCCCGGCGCCCCCGGCGCGCGCACTCCGCCGCTGCGTCTCGTCCTCGCCGACGACGAGCGCCTCGTCCGCACCGCCCTGCGCGCCATCCTCGGCGCCGAGCCCGACATGACGGTCGTCGGCGAGGCGGCGACCGGCGCGGAGGCGGTCTCCGTCATCCGCGAGACCCGCCCGGACGTCGCGCTGATGGACGTGCGGATGCCCGAGGTCGACGGCATCCGCGCCACCGAGCAGCTGCTGGGCGGCATGGGCGAGGACGCGCCGCGCATCGTCGTCGTGACGACCTTCGAGAACGACTCGTACGTCTACGACGCCCTCCGCGCCGGTGCGAGCGGCTTCCTGCTGAAGCGGGCGGCGGCCGACGAACTCGTGCGGGCCGTACGCCTGGTGGCGCACAGCGACTCGCTGCTGTTCCCCTCGGCGGTACGCGCGCTGGCCGCTCGTTACGCGCCCGAGCGCGGCGGCGAGGCGCTGCGCGCCCGCCTCACCGAACGCGAGGCCGAGGTGCTGCGGCTGATGGCGCGAGGCCTGACGAACGCGGAGATCGCGACCCGTATGGAGGTCGGCGCGGCCACCACGAAGACGCATGTGGCCTCGGTGCTGTCGAAGCTGGGCGCGCGCGACCGTACGCAGGCGGTCATCGCCGCGTACGAGCAGGGATTCGTCAGGCCGGGATGA
- a CDS encoding SRPBCC family protein, which yields MAVYNVHERLLPVPAHEAGALIDGLAGPDDRLWPGTDWPPLTLDRALGEGAYGGHGPVRYGVAGYAPGQWVRFRFSAPRGFLGFHEFTVHPLPYGQEGRSGPPASPGPQGPSGVVLRHTLAMHVRGAARLSWPLFFRWCHDAVLEDAMDRAERACTGTVAAPACWSPYVRLLRRVIPA from the coding sequence ATGGCGGTGTACAACGTGCACGAGCGCCTGCTGCCCGTGCCCGCGCACGAGGCGGGAGCCCTCATCGACGGGCTCGCCGGACCGGACGACCGGCTCTGGCCGGGCACCGACTGGCCCCCGCTGACGCTGGACCGCGCGCTCGGCGAGGGGGCGTACGGCGGGCACGGACCGGTGCGGTACGGCGTCGCCGGGTACGCGCCGGGCCAGTGGGTCCGCTTCCGGTTCAGCGCGCCGCGCGGCTTCCTGGGCTTCCACGAGTTCACCGTGCACCCGCTGCCGTACGGCCAGGAGGGGCGGTCCGGGCCGCCCGCATCGCCCGGACCGCAAGGGCCGTCCGGCGTCGTCCTGCGGCACACCCTGGCCATGCACGTACGCGGCGCCGCCCGGCTCAGCTGGCCGCTGTTCTTCCGCTGGTGCCACGACGCGGTGCTGGAGGACGCCATGGACCGCGCCGAACGCGCCTGCACCGGCACGGTCGCCGCACCGGCGTGCTGGAGCCCGTACGTGCGGCTGCTGCGCCGCGTCATCCCGGCCTGA